One window from the genome of Natronomonas pharaonis DSM 2160 encodes:
- the pdxS gene encoding pyridoxal 5'-phosphate synthase lyase subunit PdxS — translation MSNTDLEELRRGTDLVKRGFAKMQKGGVIMDVVTREQARIAEDAGAVAVMHLESVPADIRKRGGVARMADPGGLEDVIDEVSIPVMGKARIGHTAEAQILEATGADMIDESEVLTQADDRYHIDKREFTAPFVCGARNLGEALRRIDEGAAMIRTKGEAGTGDVNQAVTHQRNIQRSIRKLSGMDYEERDEWAREHGAPRELVHETAEMGRLPVVNFAAGGIATPADAALMMQLGCDGIFVGSGIFGAENPQAMGEAVVAAVNNYDDPETLKEIAKSPGKGMKGQANETLPEEEKLQDRGI, via the coding sequence ATGAGCAATACGGACCTCGAAGAGCTCCGTCGCGGGACGGACCTTGTCAAGCGCGGCTTCGCGAAGATGCAGAAGGGTGGCGTCATCATGGACGTTGTCACCCGCGAGCAGGCCCGCATCGCAGAGGACGCGGGTGCGGTTGCGGTGATGCATCTCGAATCCGTTCCCGCAGACATCCGCAAGCGCGGCGGCGTCGCGCGTATGGCTGACCCGGGCGGGCTCGAAGACGTCATCGACGAGGTCTCGATTCCAGTGATGGGGAAGGCCCGAATCGGCCACACCGCCGAGGCACAGATTCTCGAGGCGACCGGCGCAGACATGATCGACGAGTCGGAAGTCCTGACGCAGGCCGACGACCGCTACCACATCGACAAACGGGAGTTCACCGCGCCGTTCGTCTGCGGTGCGCGGAACCTCGGTGAGGCCCTCCGACGCATCGACGAGGGCGCGGCGATGATTCGCACGAAGGGCGAGGCCGGTACCGGCGATGTGAATCAGGCGGTCACCCACCAGCGGAACATTCAGCGCTCCATCCGGAAGCTCTCGGGGATGGACTACGAAGAACGCGACGAATGGGCCAGAGAACACGGCGCCCCCCGCGAACTCGTCCACGAGACCGCCGAGATGGGCCGGCTTCCGGTCGTCAACTTCGCCGCCGGCGGCATCGCGACGCCCGCCGACGCCGCGTTGATGATGCAGCTCGGCTGTGACGGCATCTTCGTCGGCTCCGGTATTTTCGGCGCGGAGAACCCACAAGCGATGGGCGAGGCGGTTGTCGCGGCGGTCAACAACTACGACGACCCCGAGACGCTCAAAGAAATCGCCAAGTCGCCCGGCAA